The nucleotide window CGTGGCCCCGCACCTCCCGCCGCCTCCCGCCGGAGCAGGAAGCTCACCTGCGAGGAGGCTCATTAGCGGGCGGCGGCCCTCGCTCGCTGGAGCCCTTCTCATGAATCTTGCAGGAGCCGAGAGGGGAAATGGACCCTAATCCCAGCGGGACCGAGAGGGACGTGCGCGGAGGGCGGGTCCCGGCCACTGTTCCATATCATCCGGGAGGACGTCACCCCGACACAGCGGGACACGCGGACTGACAGTGACCTGCCAGCGCGATGCCACGGGACGCTCGGCACCGACCGGAATGAATCCGGTGTGGCGGCTGCCTGATTACCAGATTAGAGATGCTTtataaaagcctttttttttttttttttaaaggagcaGAACATCTCAGATCTCACCAGCCTGGGCCAGTCTCTCTCGCCATGAGGAACCTTCTGCTGTAATATTCTGCTGCATTGCACCGGggcagcatgtgtgtgagagagagagacttcctGGATCTGCAGATGCCATCTCTCTGCTTTACTTCAGAGACAAATTCACACTCCAAACACTCCATTACACCGTGTGAAGGATTGAACCTTGAAGACTGAGATACTCCTGCAGGGCCTTTACAGACCTCTGGAGATCTATAAAGATCAATCGAAAGAGCAAAATGCATCTTGAAGGATCTTTACACAGAGACAACTCTAGCCAGTGAACACAATTAGGGGCGGTCCTCCTTTTGATGATGGTCTTAGTTCCCGTCTGATGTCCACCAGCACTGATGGAGCGCCATCGTGGTAGCAGCCGCAGATGTGGTCatgaattttacatttccagccaAAGGGGAGTTGAGCTGGACCACATGCTGTTTCTCTGATATGGAGGAACGTGCATCATGTTGAGAGCTCTCAAAGATCTGGTCACTAAGACGTTCGTAGacggtgggacaacttgtcatAATTTCCTCTGACATGATCTTCTTTGTGTCGTGTCCAATTCTTACTGGAATAAAACTAGTtgccatcagtgagagcatttAAAACCCATTTGATGTTTGTGACGATCTGGTTAAAACCATCTGACCATCTGCTTTGCTGCCTGTAGCTGAACAGATGCACTTCTGAAGGGCGTCCATCAGCTACAGCATCTCTTCTTCATATATTATACACAGAACATTAGAGAAGGACAGAGACTAGTCCAGACAACACAGaacagccgtgtgtgtgtgtgtgtgtgtagatgttctAACTGACTGTACCTTCAGCTCCCGTTGGTGGTCTCCACTGCAGAGTGTGTTCAGTGAGACTTTAAAAGATTTCCACACCGGACTCAGATTATTCATGATCGTCTGTAAAGAGaccagaggacacacacacacacacacagagcgtaTTACATGTGCATTGAGTGTGGTGAAAGACGTGGACATCAGGTTTATCTACCTCGGTTCTGTGGACCAGTGATCCGGTACCGTCATCGTTTACTCTGAAGATCTCCAGAAAAGGGTCAGACTTGCTGAAGAAATCCTGGAATGGAAATTCGTAATGAAAATCCTGCAGACGTGACATTAATCAGAATCTCGCACGCACATAAAGCGGCTGGGTTTTCACAGAAATCACGTCTCTTAATTTTATCTGCAGGGAGGAAGCTggcaggagacacacacacacacacacacgcacacacacacataccttgtCGTCCAGTTTGTTTGCACTAAAGGCCAGTTCCACGTAATCATTGTTTCCAGAAAGTTCTTCAGCTGTAACCTGCAACAGCAGCAGAGCATCAGAAGCTGCTGTTCAGGTGTGTGTcacggtttgtgtgtgtgtgtgtgtgtgtgtgtgtgttttttaccgTGATGGAGGACTTTCCTGCTGTGTTTCCTTGCTTCAGTAAGGCTTTTGACAGTTTTCTCTGTGAGACAATCTGCAAACCAGTAAAAGCATTTAtaaccagtcacatgaccatgaTACTCCCAATCGTCATAATTCTGGAGCAGGAActcatttatataaatacataggctagtagcagcctagtgggtaacagtaaccagaaaaccacaaagtcccagattCTCTTACTATCCTtgagtccctgagtgtctccgtcAAGGCCGGACTGTGGGGGTGCTCCGGTTCCGTGTTTTACCCTGTCTATGTTGTCTCCatgatttcctgattgtgtgcagctgtttGTATGCATTTAAGTTAGACTGTTGTGTCCCTGGTCTTATTTCACTGTACTTGTGTGTTTACGTTctatgtgtgtctatgtgtgtcaggccagtggtggcctagtggttaaggaaacgggtccgtaatcagaaggttggtggttcgaatcccgatcctccaaggtaacactgaggtgccactgagcaaagtaccgtccccacacactgctccccgggtgcctgtcatggccgcccactgttcactgatggtgacgggttaaatgcagaggacaaatttcactgtctgcaccgtgtgctgtgcatcacatgtgacaatcacttcactttaaactttataaGCTGACCTGTTCCGAGTTCCGAGTGTAACTGACATGTTCAAGCAGGAACTGACTTGTCCGAGATGGAATTGACCTGACTGTGCAGAACAGATCTGCCCAAGATGAAACTGACCTGTCTGAGAAGGAACTGACCATGTCGAGTGGGAaattatggggtggtagtagcctagtggataacacactcgcctatgaaccagaagacccgggttcaaatcccgcttactaccattgtgtccttgagcaagacacttaaccctaagttgctccagggggactgtccctgtaactactgattgtaagtcgctctggataagggcgtctgataaatgccgtaaatgtaaatgtaaatgtaaattacttgTCCAAGTGAAGCTGACCTGTCTGAACTGACCTGTCAATACGGGAACTGACTTGTCCGAGTTAAACTGACCTGTTCCAAGTGTAACTGACATGTTCAAGCAGGAACTAACTTGTCTGAGATGGAATTGGTCCGTCTGAGAAGAACTGATCTGCCCAAGATGAAACTGACCTGTCTGAGATGAAACTGACCGGTTCAAGCAGGAACTGACCTGGTCGAGCAGGAAATGACTTGTTTGAGTGGAACTGACCAGTCTGAAGTGACCTGTCAATGTGGGAACTGACTTGACTGAGTAAAACTGACCTGTCCCAGTGTGCACTCCATGGCGCCCAGGAAGTCAGCATCCTTGAGTCCATTGTGACTGCTGATGTCATGCAGCTCAAAGCGAAGTCGCTGGACCTCCTCAAAGTAGAAGTCGATGGTGAACACTTTAGAGAAGAtcgggctgctgctgctgcgaaTCACCTCGGTACGGTCCACCTGTGTGACACAGCCCTCCACCAATCAGAGCAGGGCTTTATACTGACAGCCCTTACTGGACTGGACAATTCTGCACAGCCTGACAAGGTTCCATCACTAGGTTCCAATTAACATCTCCATCCAGACACTCTGAATTATAATACGGGCGAAACTCAAAACATGTTGTCAAAAACCCGACTCACACTCACTTTAActaatccaacacacacacacacacacacacacacacgcacaggcaCCATTTTAGCAGAAACGTGATATGGTCGTATGGTTCAATCATCAGCTGGGATTGGATCCCCTGAAACCATCTGTGTTCCTGTCTGCATGGGCTCTCAGGATGAGATCCATTATttagtctcacacacacacacacacacacacacacacacacacacacacatcaagccAGCCATGAAGATGCGTTAGGAGGGGTGAAAGAAAGGACGTTGTAGGTCATGAAGCACATGGCTCTACTGGTCGCCCATGATCCCCCCCAAATCAGATCTTAAGCATGGTCGAGACCAGTCAGATTcgtcacttttttattttatctcatTATTTTAATCATATTACGTTTACAGTGATGATCTTGCAGCTAAGCGTGAAGCAACGTCCTACCTCGAACCACTGTCCGTGGGACTGCATCTTCAGCACCACGCAGGGGTCGGGTTTGGACAGAGCGTCCCGGTCGGAGATGCCCTTGCAGGCCACCCGCAGCTCTACCTTGGTCAGGCATGGCGTGTTGAAGAGGTCCAAGGTGGTGGCGGCCGACTCGTAGATGTTGCTCATTATGGACTCTGTGCTCCGGCTGAGAACAAACGAGAAGAAAAGGGGTGAGGAGCGTCGGGCCTGGATGTCCGGCCTTCCGCTGATTTGCGGAAGGACTGAAGTGGGACGAGAGACATTAGAGGAGTTTACTTCACAGAGGGAAAGAACTAAAGAGGAAAAGGTGAGACTTTTTGAGACATGACGATGAGATGCCGGTCAGAAGTGCTCCACGTTTCTGATGGTTCATTGGCGCTAAACTGATAAAAAGAAgaggtcctggtctgcagtgtgtgtgaaggtgaaggtggagCAGACGTGATGAGGTCCTGGTgtgaaggtgaaggtggagCAGAAGTGATgaggtcctggtctgcagtgtgtgtgaaggtggagCAGAAGTGAAgaggtcctggtctgcagtgtgtgtgaaggtggagCAGAAGTGATgaggtcctggtctgcagtgtgtgtgaaggtggagCAGAAGTGAAGAGGTCCTggtctgaagtgtgtgtgaaggtggagCAGAAGTGAAACGGGCTGGAAAGCAACTTTTCCCCCATTGAACGGCGGATGCTCAATTATTCATGCAGACCTCGCTCATCACACACAGGTTTGTGGGTTCCGGGTATTTTTAGGCGCCGCGCGTAaaggctgtccctgtaactactgattgtaagtcgctctggataaggggcgtctggtaaatgctgtgaatgtaaacgCGTAACGGTGCGCACCGCTCAGCACACGCGGGTTTGTGGGTGCGGGGTATTTTTTTAGGCGCCCGGTGCGCAACGTTACGCGCGGCGCGGCGATCCTGCGTTGCGATCAGGGTTCGGTGGGATCCGACCCAGATCCGAGCCTGAGCTGCGCGCAATATCCCCCCGCCGGACTCCTGAAATATCATCCGGTAAAGTGAACCGGCGGGGCTCTGCTGACATGGGGGGTTTTCCGCTGGAGAAGGATGGGGGTCGTGGTTACATCCTGCTGGAGCGACCTTCTCGATCAGGTTTCATCCCGGGCCCGATGGCCGAGTTCACCAGCGCACCCGGGGGAAATTATATCATGCgtattaatatgtaatatacatattcatataCAATGCGCCGTGGCGGTGAAGCTCTTGGGGCTTTTTAACTCTCCATCTCCCCAAAAGCACGaataaaccccccaaaaaactcaCCTGCTAAAAAAGAGAACGGGTCCAGAAGCGGCGAGAAAAAAGTTCCTCTGCGTTAGAGATGCGAGCCGAGCATCTTCTGGGGGCTCCCACTCAGGTCCGCGTAACCTGCAGGTGAGGGTGGAGAGACCCTCTCCAGAGCAGCCTCTCCGAGGTAAGGACGGCGCGGCGGAGCGCTCCCCAGTTTAACTGGACTTGCAGCCCCCTctgggaggagaggggcggCGGTCCGCCGTGGCGGGGCAACAGCGCCTCCTGCTGGCCTCTATCTTCTACTACGTTAAAATGCCATTGAGTCAGAGagattatacagtacaggccaaaagtctggacacaccttctcattcaatgcgttttctttattttcatgaccatttatgtagGAGTTAtgacaaaaagtggagacctggcttccacagtcaccggacaaGAACCCAATCGAGATTTGGGGTGacctggaccccaacaagtgctaaacacctctgggaactccttcaagactgttgggaaagcatttcaggtgacgacctcttgaagctcatcgatagaatgccaagagtgagcaaagcagtaatcagagcaaagaaactagaatataaaacatgttttcacttatttcaccttttttgttaagtacgtagctccacacgtgttcattcatagttttgatgccttcagtgagaatctaccaacgtaaatggtcatgagctgccgtgtgaaggtactcagtgactgagctgttctgacctcgaggggaagttcattccaccaccgagggtccaagacggagaagagtctagatgagcgtcttccttttaccttcagagatggagggaccaggcgagcagtactggaggctcggagtatacgaggtgcagtgcgaggtgtaataagggctgtgaggtaggatggtgctactccatgtttggctttgtaggccagcatcagtattttgaacctgatgcgtgcagctactgggagccggtggaggggaCGTAGCAGAGggatggtgtgggagaatttgggaaggttgaagatcagtcgtgctgctgcattttgtatgagttgtagaaaaataagaaaacacgttggataagggcgtctgccaaacgccttaaatgtaaatgatgtaaatgtctgGACGTGGATTTGGATGAAGCCTTTTGGCAGCTGAACAGATTCAGATTTGAAAAAAACGCAACTCGTGACTCTGTGACTTTATTTGAAACCGGATTATAATAATCGCCGAAATCCGCTGTAAGCGCGTGTTTCCGTGTTCGTCGAGTGccgcctctgattggcccgTCCACGCCCCGGCGTCGCCACGCCCCGACGTCGCCACGCCCCCGGCCCCGGCGCGCCTGCGCGCTACATCCGGGCTCCCCGTCGGCTGTCACACGGATCCTGCGAAGATGGCGGCGACTGGGCGGACCGCGCTCCTCTCCTCCGGCCCGGGCGCGACCGGCGGCGCGCCGGCGGAGGGACCGACCGCGGACGAGGACGACGGACAGAACCTGTGGTGGGTCCCCGCGCGCCGGGCGGCGTTTCCGCCGTGCGCGCCCCCGCGGCTTGTCGCGCTGACGTCCCTTCTCCCCTGTCGAGCAGGTCCTCCATCCTCAGCGAGGTGTCCACCCGGTCCCGCTCCAAGCTGCCGTCCGGGAGGAACGTGCTCGTCCTGGGTGGGTACCGGCGCGCAGCGCCCCTCCGCCGGGCCGATCTCGACCGATAATCCCGGTCAGCAGGACACTAATCGGCCGGTCCAGCCGCTTCCCCTCCTCTAAATTAATCACGTGCGACGATGGGGGTCTGGCGGGTGACACAGGCGACCGCAGAGTCCCCTgggtgtctcctgggggactgtccctgtccctgctgatgGATCAGGGCATACATGTGAGGTTCTCGTGTTAATAGGAGGTATGTGGCTGTGAcgttgggacagtggtggcctagcggttcaggaagcggcccgtgttcgaatcccgatccgccaaggtgccactgaggcgccactgtccccacacactgctcaccaagggtgatggttaaatgcagaggacacatttcaccgtgtgctgtgctgctgtgtatcacaatgacaatcacttcacgtctCACGTCTCCCGCAGGTGAGGTGGGCTCGGGCAAAACGACGCTGGTGGCCAAACTGCAGGGGGTGGAGGAGTACgtgagggggcgtggcctggagTACATGTACTTCAGCGTCCACGACGACGACATTGACGGTAAGAGAGTCCCCGCGGTCGGTGGGCGGGTCGCGTCCTGTCTGCGCGTCGCTGAGTGTTTCTGGCCTGCAGACCACACCCGCTGCAACGTGTGGGTCCAGGACGGGGACCTGTACCACAAGGGCCTGCAGAAGTTCGTCCTGGCGGCGGAGAACGTGGCGGACTCGCTGGCGCTGCTGGTGGTGGACATGTCCCGGCCGTGGCTGGCGCTCGACTCGCTGCACAGGTGGGCCGGCGTCCTGCGGGAACGCGTCGACAAGCTCCGCCTCCCTCCGGAGACCCTGCGGGACCTGGAGCACAGATGTACGTACGCGGTCTCGTGAACTGCGGCTCGATTATCGATGCGTCgcggtttttttttcatggcctcgttcacacggacgTCCGAAGCACCGACCGATTTTCAAAGCATCAAATAAACGTAAAAAAACGCTGCACGCAACGTCTACTTTGCTGAGATTTCTGGCGAAATCGCGATTGATATTATGCAACAACGATACAGCAAACGTCGATCTAACGCAGCTACAACGCGTCCGGCGTTCGTGTCGgacgtccgtgtggacgagggCCGAGGTccgacccggagcggcgctgtactcgcATCTTACTACCgccactactttttaactagaacaTTATTACCAAGCAATGGCATCGTGATATAATCCGGGtggtactttactttactttactttttactttactttactttactttactttactttactttactttacttggcagacgcttttatccataGTGACCTACAAGAGGACGCCAGCagttctcgttcgatttctatagattttgagttacaaaatttagagccctgataaggccgaacttgtcagaaaaagaacacgctcggaaattaagtgctagacaaaaacattttttgtgtgtgtgtgtgtgttagtgttggactcgtctgaaatatcttttaaacaagtgggttttcttaaatgtttcgtaaaggtggtggtagtctcggttagtcaaatggagcagggcaagttgtcccaccagccagggacaacgaaggagaacaagtagtagcctagtggggtaacacactcgcctgtgaaccaggagacccaggtttacatttacatttacagcatttatcagacgcccttatccagagcgacttccaatcagtagttacagggacagtccccccctggagacactcagggttaagtgtcttgctcagggacacgatggtagtaagtgggatttgaacctgggtcttctggttcagaggcgagtgtgttacccactaggctaccaccaccaggttcaaaacccactcactaccattgtgtccttgagcaagacacttaaccctgagtgtgtgtgtgtgtgttgcacgcGTGGCGGTAAAACTTGCCGAACTCTCCTCAGTGGTGAAGCAGTTTCAGGAGTACGTGGAGCCCAGCGGTGACCCGGACGCCGCGGTGCAGCGCAGGAGCGccgagcagcaggaggaggagggcgtggTCCTGCCCCTGGGAGAgaacaccctcacacacaacCTGGGCTTCCCGCTGGTGGTGGTCTGTACCAAGGTctggtataaaacacacacacacacacacacgaaagccAGGGCGGAGCCACTGAGTGTCCCCTGCCTGTCCCCTGCTGTCTCAGTGTGACGCCATCGGCGCCCTGGAGAAGGAGCACGACTACAGAGACGAGCACTTAGACTTCATCCAGTCCCACATCCGCCGCTTCTGCCTGCAGCGTATCCTCCGACACGGCGCTCATGTTTACGGTGCCCTGACGCCATGGCGACGGTGCTGTGCTCGCAGTTTTTATTTGGGGGGGTGGGTTGTATTTGGGTTCctggttttgttgttttttctggatttttccatgttttgtagGTTCTGTATTTCCAGATTATTCCGTGTTTGTGGGATCTGAGGATTTTGGGCTGTATTTGGGTTCCTGGTTTTGTGGATTTTTCCGGATTATTCCATGTTTTGTAGGTTCTGTATTTCCAGATTATTCCGTGTTTGTGGGATCTGAGGATTTTGGGCTGTATTTGGGTTCctgattttgttgtttttttctggatttttacatgttttgtagGTTCTGTATTTCCAGAATATTCCGTGTTTGTGGGATCTGAGGATTTTGGGCTGTATTTGGTTTCctggttttgttgtttttttccggATTATTCCATGTTTTGTAGGTTCTGCATTTCCAGATTATTCCGTGTTTGTGGAATCTGTGGATTTTGGGTTGTATTTGGGTTCCTGGTTTTGAGGTTTTTCCGGATTATGCCATGTTTTATAGGTTCTGTATTTCCAGATTATTCCGTGTTTGTAGGATCTGTGGATTTTGGGTTGTATTTGGGTTCCtggttttgagttttttttccgGATTATTCCATGTTTTGTAGGTTCTGTATTTCCAGATTATTCCGTGTTTGTGGGATCTGTGGATTTTGGGTTGTATTTAAATTCCTGGTTTTGTGGGTTTTTCCGGATTATTCCATGTTTTGTAGGTTCTGTATTTCCAGATTATTCCGTGTTTGTAGGATCTGTGGATTTTGGGTTGTATTTGGG belongs to Denticeps clupeoides chromosome 9, fDenClu1.1, whole genome shotgun sequence and includes:
- the LOC114797325 gene encoding cytoplasmic dynein 1 light intermediate chain 1-like isoform X2, whose translation is MAATGRTALLSSGPGATGGAPAEGPTADEDDGQNLWSSILSEVSTRSRSKLPSGRNVLVLGEVGSGKTTLVAKLQGVEEYVRGRGLEYMYFSVHDDDIDDHTRCNVWVQDGDLYHKGLQKFVLAAENVADSLALLVVDMSRPWLALDSLHRWAGVLRERVDKLRLPPETLRDLEHRLVKQFQEYVEPSGDPDAAVQRRSAEQQEEEGVVLPLGENTLTHNLGFPLVVVCTKCDAIGALEKEHDYRDEHLDFIQSHIRRFCLQHGAALVYTSVKENKNLDVLYKYLVHRLYGFPFGAPAQVVERDAVLIPAGWDNEKKISILHENLQTLKADEPFEDVIVKPPVRKFVHEKEILAEDDQVFLVKLQTLLAKQPPVTAGRPVDPSNRVPAGSPRTSNRSAAANVANVMPIQSGGQTSEGVLANFFNSLLTKKAGSPSPAGQPATGSSTPGTVRKSGSKLGLTDVQAELDRISNKSELDSANSTTPPNENDQS
- the LOC114797325 gene encoding cytoplasmic dynein 1 light intermediate chain 1-like isoform X1, whose translation is MAATGRTALLSSGPGATGGAPAEGPTADEDDGQNLWSSILSEVSTRSRSKLPSGRNVLVLGEVGSGKTTLVAKLQGVEEYVRGRGLEYMYFSVHDDDIDDHTRCNVWVQDGDLYHKGLQKFVLAAENVADSLALLVVDMSRPWLALDSLHRWAGVLRERVDKLRLPPETLRDLEHRLVKQFQEYVEPSGDPDAAVQRRSAEQQEEEGVVLPLGENTLTHNLGFPLVVVCTKCDAIGALEKEHDYRDEHLDFIQSHIRRFCLQHGAALVYTSVKENKNLDVLYKYLVHRLYGFPFGAPAQVVERDAVLIPAGWDNEKKISILHENLQTLKADEPFEDVIVKPPVRKFVHEKEILAEDDQVFLVKLQTLLAKQPPVTAGRPVDPSNRVPAGSPRTSNRSAAANVANVMPIQSGTKKIDPNMKGGQTSEGVLANFFNSLLTKKAGSPSPAGQPATGSSTPGTVRKSGSKLGLTDVQAELDRISNKSELDSANSTTPPNENDQS